The genomic interval GTTAAATGTCGGCCTAAAATGTGGCGGGTCTGACGGATTCTCTGGTATTACAGCTAATCCGCTATTGGGGGCATTTTCCGACTTCTTAATTGCTCAAGGTGGCAGTACTATTTTAACAGAAGTTCCTGAGATGTTTGGTGCAGAGCAAATGCTAATGGCAAGAGCTGAAAATGAAAAAGTCTTTGAGGATATTGTCCATTTAATTAACGATTTTAAACAGTATTTCCACTCCTATGGGGAGCCTGTCTATGAAAATCCGTCTCCTGGAAATAAGGCAGGTGGGATTACTACTTTAGAAGATAAATCATTAGGCTGTACTCAAAAAGCAGGTACAGCGCCCGTTGTAGATGTTCTGCAGTATGGAGAAAAAATCTCTAAAAAAGGATTGAGCTTATTACAAGCTCCTGGTAATGATTTAGTTGCCTCTTCTGCTCTTGCTGCAGCAGACTGCCACTTAGTTCTCTTTACTACTGGCAGAGGAACACCTTTTGGAAGCTTTGTACCAACCGTAAAAGTAGCAACAAACTCTACTATTTACAACCACAAAAAGCATTGGATGGACTTTAATGCCGGCCCTTTGTTAGAGCAGCCAATGAATGTAATACTCGAAGCCTTTATTGAGAAAGTTATCGCTGTTGCAAGTGGAGAAAAAACACGCAATGAAGCAAATGGGGTTCGAGAGATTGCTATTTTTAAAACGGGTGTTACTTTATAAATTGATAGTTAGGGTTGAAAGACGATCTGTTATCTTTTTTTGCTTGATTGTTAGGATTAATTGATGTGGTGAGGGACACTCTGTTACCTTTTTTGCTCGTTTTCCGGGTTTGCGGGCGCAGAGGCGCTCTCTCTGTTACCTTTTCCACTCGTTTTCCGAGTTTGCGGGCGCAGAGGCGCTCTCTCTGTTACCTTTCCGCTCAAATCTAGCATAAACGAGCTTTGACAAATTTAATTTCATTTAATCTATCAAAAAATAAACATTAATCTATTTTTCCAGCAATACACTAAAACAATAAATTATAACGAAAGAGGGATTTGTATGTTTCTTAATGATAACTTTCTATTAAAAACAGAAATAGCTCAAAAACTTTTTCATGATTATGCCAAAACCATGCCTATTATCGACTATCATTGTCACTTAGACCCTAAAGAAATTTATGAGAACAAAAACTTCAAAAATCTTACAGACGCTTGGTTGGCTGGGGATCATTATAAGTGGAGATTAATGCGTGCAAACGGAATTCCTGAATCTCATATAACAGGTGACGCTTCTGATTATGACAAATTTTTAGCATGGGCACGCACTGTTCCAAAAACGATTGGCAATCCTTTATATGCATGGACTCACTTAGAATTAAAGCGTTTCTTTGGAATTGACTTATTGTTAAACGAAGAAAATGCTCCTCTTATTTGGGACCTAGCAAATGAAAAATTAGCTTCCAGCGAATTTAAAAGACGGAATATTATCATTAACTCCAATGTAAAAGTCGTATGTACGACAGATGATCCAACTGATTCACTTTATTATCACCAACAGTTACAGAAGGAGGAACAACACTTTCAAGTACTCCCTTCCTTCCGTCCTGATAAAGCCTTGAATATTGATCAAAGTGGCTTCATCGAATGGATTGAAAAGCTAGGCATACAATCACAAACACCAATAACATCCTATCAAGATTTAATAGATGCACTTAAAAACCGCGTTTCCTATTTTCATCAAATGGGTGGAAGGTTATCAGATCATGCGCTAGATATATTGACATATGACGAAGCAGATGAGGAAACTCTTGAAGTAATTTTTCAAAAGAGAATTAAGAATGAAACTTTAACGCCACACGAAATTAGTGCATATCGTACAGAAACACTTACTCGGTTAATTGGTTTTTATTATGATCAAGGCTGGACGATGCAACTCCATATCCATGCATATCGGAATACAAATACAGCGATGTTTGAACAATTAGGACCTGATACTGGATATGATGCTGTCAACGATCTTTCTCTTACCATTCCTTTACAGCGTTTGCTAAATCGAGCGGAGAAAGAAGGCAAATTACCTAAAACGATTCTTTATTCCCTTAACCCAAATGATTTCTTTGTCTTAGCTACCTTAATGGGCTCCTTTCAAAAAAATACGCCTGGTAAGCTTCAGTTAGGATCTGGTTGGTGGTATAACGATACACGCGCAGGAATGCGCCATCAATTAACCGTTCTTAGTGATGTCGGGCTACTCTCAACCTTTGTAGGAATGCTAACAGATTCTCGTAGCTTCCTTTCCTATACAAGACATGAATATTTCCGTCGTGTACTTTGTGAGTTTATTGGAGAAATCGTCGAACGAGGTGAAGCACCAGAAGACGAAACATTACTTGGAAGTATAGTAGAAGCTATAAGCTATAATAATGCCCGCCAATACTTCGGATTCGAGCGTTCTCATGCTAAAAATCATACACGATAAGTTTAGTAATGAAACTATAACATCTAATCAGCAAATGACTTTAAGTATTTCTCTCTTAGATGATCATGAGAGACCCTTCATTCTGGTTTTTCCAGGTGGAGGGTACCACCATTTGGCAGAAAAAGAAGGGCAACCTGTTGTAAAATGGCTTCATTCGATCGGTTATCACGCTGGGGTTCTCTATTATCCCATTGGCACGATTGATCATCTAAGTATGGTAAAGGAACTAGATGAGGTTTTTATCCAACTACGCAAGCACGCAAAAAAGTGGCATATAACAGAAAATAAGATAGGAGCATTAGGTTTTTCTGCTGGAGGACATTTAGCTGGTTTAGCCGGCACAAAAATTACGAATCGAGCAAATGCGTTACTCTTATGCTACCCTGTTATTACATTTACAGAGCCATTTAGACACGCTGGAAGTCGAGAGCATTTTTTAGGAAATCCAAAGCCTTCCAAGCACTTAGTAGAAAGTTATTCCATAGAGCATCTCATCGACGAACATACACCTCCAACCTTTATTTGGCACACTGCTGATGATCAATCTGTACCCATTCAAAATACAATCCTTTTAGCTAATAGCCTTGCTCGGCACAACATTCCCTTTGAATATCATGTGTTTCCGTCTGGAAAACATGGATTGGGACTGGCAAAAGAATTTCCTTATGTAGAGCGATGGCTGAGCTTTGCTGAGATATGGTTAAAAAATATCTTCGATCAACAAAAGCTTTTCAAGTAGATGACAGGAGGAAAAGCATGTCTGAAACAAGAACAACTATTTTTCTAGCAGGAGATTCCACAGCAGCAGAAAAACAGACTAATAAACGTCCAGAAACAGGCTGGGGAGAGAAACTTTCATCCTACTTCACAGACGATATTGTTATTCAAAATAGAGCGGTAAATGGCAGAAGCACAAAATCCTTTATAAATGAAGGACTACTTACTGCTATAGAGGAAGCAATCCGACCTGGGGATTATTTATTCATCCAATTTGGTCACAATGACCAAAAAGAAGACCCAGCACGCGGAACCCTCCCTTATGGAGATTATCAAACAAATTTACATACCTTTGTAAATACTGCCTTTAAACATGGTGCTATCCCAGTCTTACTGTCTTCTGTTTCGCGGAGGCATTTTATAAACGATATGATTGATTCTTTTTCTCTTGGTAAGTATCCACAGGCAATGAAGGACTTTGCAGAACATCATAATATAACCTTTTTTGATATTCATAATAGATCAATAGAATTACTTCAATCATTAGGTCCCGTGTTATCAAAAAAGTATTTTCTCCATTTGGAACCCAATGCAGCAAGCAATTACCCAAATGGTATAGAAGATGATACCCATTTTAACGAGCAAGGAGCTGCAGCAATAGCTCACCTGATTGTTAAAGAGATTAAGGAAAGTAACTTATCTTTAAGGCACTTTCTGAAATAAGGATAAAGGAGATAACTCATAATGAATACATTAAATCTTGGTATCCGTGCACATGATTTAGGGCAGCTGGATTTGCAGGAACTGTGTGAGCAATTAAAAAGCTATCAGTTCACCAATATTCAATTTGCCATAAAAAAATCCTTTCCAGAGCTTGTCCCTTCCTTTCAAAGCTTATCACCAGGAATCGCAAGCTTTTTTGGCGATTATTTCGCTAGAAATGGAATCAAAATTAGTACACTAGGCTGCTATGTTAACATTTCAAGCAAGGATATTTCTGTTCGTAAGGAAGCCTTAGAGAACTTTAAAACCCATTTACAGCTTGCCCGTGATTTCCGGGCTAGTATCGTTGGCACAGAAACTGGCAGTGTTGGTAACGGCTATACTCTAGAAAACTTTACAGAAGAAGCTTATCAAATTGCTAGAAGCTCTGTGATCGAGATGGTAGAATACGCTGAACATTTTGGTGCTACAGTAGGAATCGAAGCAGGACTTAATCATCCTCTCTATTCTGTTAAGTTAGCGAGACGCCTTGTAGAGGAAGTACAATCCCCCCATTTAAAAATCATTCTCGATGTTGCAAACTTGATCAATCTTGAAAATATATCAAAACGGGATAAGATTTTAGCGGAAGCAATCGATTTATTGCATGATGATATTGCGATGATTCACTTAAAGGATTTCACCGTCCATAATGGAAAACTCGAAATCGTCCCTGTTGGAAAAGGAATGTTGAATTTCGAACCAATTCTTTCTTATCTAAAACATGATAGACCCTTTCTGCATGCGACTTTAGAAGAAACAAAAGGAGAATCGATTAAACCTGCAATTGATTATATTCAAGAGATATATCACCGACTATAAGGCATAGGTTTAAGGAGTGGGTTAACTTGGATACTTTAGAAAAAATTGTTCAACAAAGCTATGACACTCATCAAAAGAACTCTTTCAAAGTATTAATCCATCTATACAAAGGACATTATATAAAACTATTACTTTCCGCTGTTTTTTATACAATAAAGCATATCCCTGCATGGGTTATGCCCATTGCGATCGCTAATGTTATAAATGCCGCTACCTTAAGAGATGGTGGCGGCATTCGTACCATTTATTTAAACGCTATTATCATGGTAATACTCGTATTACAAAATATACTGACTAATTATTTTCATACGAAATATAACAGCTTGGCCATTCGCAGCGTGGAATCAGGACTTCGTGCTTCTCTTATCAAAAAATTGCAGGAACTATCTATTCCCTTTCAAAAAGAAATGCAGTCTGGACGACTTCAATCAAAAATAATGAGAGATGTAGAAGCTGTTCAAACACTATCCTCCCAAGTGTTTGTCTCTAGCTTAAATATTTTAGTTAACTTGATTGTTGCACTAGGAATCACCTTATATAACAGTCCAACTGTTTTTTTATTTTTTCTTCTGACTGTCCCTATTTCAGCTATTATCATTGTTGCCTTTCGAAAAAAAATAAAGCACTCTAATTCAGAATTCCGCCGAGAAATGGAAGAAACATCCGCTCGGGTCATTGAAATGATTGAATTAGTTCCAATCGCAAGAGCCCATGCATTAGAAAAGCAGGAAGTCACTCGTTTGAACAACCGCTTCCAGCAAATTTTATCAAAAGGCTTTCATTTAGATATGATCCAATCCCTATTTGGGGCAGTGAGTTGGGCTAGCTTTCAAATCTTCCAAATTATTTGTTTAGTATTTACTGGTATTCTAGCATTAAGAGGGACGATTACCCCTGGGGAAGTGGTGATGTATCAAACATACTTTACAACCGTCGTTAACTCTGTTTCTAGTATGATTACTTTGATTCCAACTATTGCAAAGGGAATGGAATCTGTCGAATCAATTGGTGAGGTTCTTACAGCAGGAGAAGTGGAAAAACACGATAATAAGAAAAGGCTGAAAGAAGTAAAGGGACAGTTTTCCATCCAAGATGTTGCATACCGTTATCCAAATGAAAAGAAGGATATTCTCCAAAACTTACATTTAGAAATAAACCAAGGAGAAACGATAGCCTTTGTCGGAGAGTCTGGTTCTGGAAAATCCACCATTCTTCATTTGCTGATTGGCTATATCCAACCAACTAAAGGGAAAATCCTATTAGATGGTCATAACATGTCCTTACTCGATTTACGCTCTTACCGAAATCATTTGGCAGTCGTACCGCAATCAACCATTCTCTTCTCTGGCACTATCAGGGAAAATGTCACATATGGGATACCAAGTGTCTCGGAAGAATGCTTAAAAGAAGTGCTTAAAGCCGCAAACCTTTGGGAAGTCATACAAAAGTTTCCCGACGGTTTAAATACTAAGATAGGCGAACATGGCGATAAGCTCTCAGGTGGTCAAAGACAACGAGTTTCCATAGCTAGAGCCCTAATCCGGAATCCAAAAGTAATTATTCTAGATGAAGCTACCTCTGCCTTAGACAGCCATTCTGAGGCGAAAATTCAAGAAGCTTTATCGGTTTTATGCAAAAATAGAACTACCTTCATTGTAGCGCATCGATTATCGACCATTAAAAACGCAGATAAAATTGCCGTAATTGAAAACGGGAGCTGTACCGAATTTGGAACATATGAAGAATTAATGGATAAAAAAGGGAAGTTTTTTCAATTAAAACAAATGCAAAGCTAATTTAAGGTAGGGGATTCGTTTTCAATGGAGCTCCTACCTTTTTATCGTTTAAAAACCATTCCTCTCTATTTTCAAGGATGTTTTTAAAATTTTTCATCTGGGTAATGTATGGATACGTCTATCCCTTACATAATTCATCATCGCGAACAATTTGAAATATTCTGATAATAATGTATAATAAGGCTGTTCTATTCTTTTTCCAAGAAAAGTGATTGTAAACTATCATACAAGCAAAAGTTATAGCATTCCATAAGGGATAGAACAAATACACTAAAACAAAAGGAGATGACAATCGATTTATATTTCAAACACAAATATAATAATGAAGCTCGTTATTATAAGAGGAGGAGAAAGTAAATACAATGAGTGATCAATTAAACCCTGACAGTAGGAACACAAAAACAAACCAAAAAAACAATTTAAAAATCATTGCAATTATCTCCACATTTGGTGGTCTTCTTTTTGGCTTTGATACTGGTGTAATTAATGGTGCCTTGCCCTTTATGTCTCGACCAGATCAGCTAAACCTCAATGCGGTTACTGAAGGTCTTGTTACTAGCTCTCTGTTATTTGGAGCGGCATTCGGAGCCATGTTCAGTGGGAAACTCGCAGATAGCTATGGACGAAGAAAAGTTATTTTATATTTAGCTGTTATTTTTCTTATTACAACTCTCGGATGTACTTTTGCACCGAATGTCCCCATCATGGTTACTTTCCGCTTCTTACTCGGTATTGCAGTTGGAGGAGCATCAGTAGCTGTCCCTACCTTCTTGGCAGAAATGTCTCCAGCCGAACGACGTGGTCAAATGGTAACCCAAAATGAACTAATGATCGTTACTGGTCAATTGCTTGCTTACATTACAAATGCTATTATTGGTAATACAATGGATGGTGCAGGACACGCTTGGAGATATATGCTTGTCATTGCAACCTTACCTGCCATTGTCTTATGGGTAGGAATGCTTGTTGTACCTGAAAGCCCTAGATGGTATGCATCAAAAGGCAGATTCAAAGACGCATTTCGTGTATTGTTGCATATTAGAAAAGAAAAGCGTGCGAAAACTGAATTGCAGCAAATCAAGAAAGCTATTGAAACAGAAGAACAAGTCAAACAAGCTAGCTTTAAAGACTTAGCAGAGCCTTGGATTAGAAGAATTGTCTTTCTTGGCATTGGAATCGCCATCGTTCAACAGATTACAGGCGTAAATACCATTATGTTTTATGGGACACAAATACTGGAGAGTACAGGATTCTCTACCGAAGTCGCTCTCATTGCCAATATCGCCAATGGTGTTATTTCAGTATTAGCTACCTTCGTAGGAATATGGTTGCTTGGACGTGTAGGAAGAAGACCGATGCTTATTACAGGATTAATTGGCACAACAACTACTTTATTATTAATAGGAACTTTCTCCTTCACCTTAAACGGAACCCCAATTCTTCCATATGCTGTACTTAGCATGACTGTTACCTTTCTCGCTTTCCAACAAGGAGCGATATCTCCAGTTACTTGGCTTATGTTAGCAGAAATATTCCCTTTAAAGCTTCGCGGATTAGGAATGGGCGTTTCCGTATTTTGTCTATGGACAACAAACTTTCTCATTGGTTTAGTTTTCCCGATACTTCTCGATAAAATCGGCTTATCCAATTCATTCTTTCTGTTTGCTGTACTAGGTATATTTGCGATAACGTTTGTTAGCAAATTCTTGCCTGAGACAAAAGGAAAAACATTGGAGCAGCTAGAACAGTATTTCCGAAACTTTGACAAAAAGCCTCGAGATGTCCGGAAAGCTAAAATAGGAGAAAACCAATTCCCATCTTAACGTTTATTAAACATGCAAGACTAGTTTAAAAAGGAGCATTTTTATTAAAGAGTTCCCTCATAAATTGGAGGGAACTTTTTCTATTTTTACATTTTGCACTTTTTTCAGAATATATTTTTCCATTTTATAAAAATAATCATTGGAATTATTGCATTTTATATAGAGGATTATAAAAGTTCAATCACTTTTTCTGTTTTTTACTTTTTCGCGTTGAAGCATTAAAAATAATCGTTGACGCTTATCCAGATTTTACATATAATAAACTCCAAATTCAAGGAGAATGGGGAGTTCAAATGTGAAAGAGTTTTTCAGCAAATTATTAAATGGTATGAGTATCGGAATTGTTGTTTCCTTAATCCCTAATGCACTGCTTGGCGAAATATTAAAGCTCTTTATTCCTTTCTTCCCACCACTTCAACATGTATTAGATATTACTGCATTTATTATGAGCTTATTACCTGTGTTGATTGGTGTAATGGTTGGAATATCATTTAAACTATCCTCTATTCAGACAGCTAGTATTGGCATTGCTGCAATGGTTGGCAGTGGGGTAGTTCAAAAAACAGCAGAAGGATTATTTACTTTAAATGGTATTGGAGTGGTAGTAAACACTGGAATTACCGCTGCACTTGCCGTATTATTTGTTCGCTTTGTTGGCGACCGATTAAAAGCCTATTCTATTCTGCTTTTACCGACCTTAAGTATTTTAATACCAGGAATGGCAGGATATTTATTATTGCCCTTTATGAAATCTACTACAGGATTAATTGGCGTTGCTATCGCCACTATTACGAACTTACAGCCAGTCCTTATGGGAATGATTATTGCAGTAGCATTCTGTTTAATTATTCTTTCTCCTGTTTCTACAGTAGGTGTGGCCACTGTTATATCTCTTTCTGGAATTGGATCAGGGGCAGCAAATCTTGGTATTGTAGCTGCAGGGATTGGATTAGCGATTGCCAGCTATAAGGCAAATTCTTTAGGAACTGCCTTAGCACATGTGCTTGGATCTCCTAAAATTCAAATGGGGAATTTCTTTATGAAACCGAAGATTGTTATTCCAATGATTATTACCGCTGCTGTATTAGGTGGATTAGCCGGATTCTTAAATATTCAAGGAACACCCTATAGCGCAGGCTTTGGATTATCAGGCTTAGTTGGTCCAATGAACTTTATGCGTCTAGCAGATGGTGGATGGAGCAGTAAAAATATCGCTATTATGATTTCTACCTTTTTAATTATTCCGTTTCTTTTAAATGTGTTCTTCCTTTACATTTTTTCAAAAAAATTAAAAATAATTAAGTCAGAAGATTATAAATTAAATTTCGATTGATTTTTACTCACCGCAGCAAAATATAAAAATGTAATATTACTTCGTTTGTCGATAATCGAAAGGAGACCAAATTTAACAATGGTCTCCTTTTTTCTACTTTGCTACTGCAATAATGCCCTCTTCATCATCTAATACTAATTTCAAGCCAATATATGGATCCATTTTTAAATACTCATCTAACCATAAGCGCAGTGCTTCAATCATATTTTGTGTGATTAGTACTTGTTTACGGTCATGGACATAGGCTTCAGCAGAAAAGCCATAGTCATCGTCGTACATTAACTCAACTTCTACTTCTTCTGGCCTAACTTGTTTCTTACGCGCCACATAGACACATATTGCATTAATAATATCCTGTTCTGGGATAATTAATTTCTCCAATTATTAGCTTCCTCTCTTTTCTTATTTCGGTAGAAAGTGAATAATCTCTTGATTAAATTAAATATCACTACAATTGCAATTATATTAATTAATAGCCCTAATATAGACCCAAACGCTCCCATATTGGCAAAAAGACTACCAAAGAGTAAACCCGCAAGCCCACCGACCATTAATCCTCTCATTAGTCCTCCACCTGAGAAGAAACCACCTGATTTATTCGTGTTAGTGGATTGATTAGATTTTGTCGTATCATTTGTATTATTTTTCTTTTGGAAAAAAGAATTTGTGTTAGTATTCGTATTATTGTTATTAAAACTTCTCTTCCCTGATTTATAAGACTTTGCCTCTACTGTTGTCACCGTGTCTTGAAATACAATACTTACTGGGGATAATACCAAACCTAATGTGAGAATTGCGGATAAAATTTTCTTCATTTTCTATTCCTCCTGAATTATTGTTTATTCTTAAGATTATACTTAGACTCTTATGTTCTTCTAGCTCCCTTTAGTATTTACTAGAAAAAATAAAAAGCCCTACCATTAATTTGGTAAAGGCTTGAAAAATCGATCTATTTATCCCTTTACCAAAGAACGGCAAAGGTCTCGCAAACAACATTTAGTTGCCAGTTAAGCCGGCGATTTAATCGCGTATTGACGACGTAACTGTAAGCTACTCCCCTTTGGAGTATGCAATTTTTAAGTATAAATACATTCTAATATAAATAACATTCCTAGTCAACTTATAGGATGAAAGCCTCTTCAATAGAATATAAATGAACAGGCTATTTTCTTTCCTGTTATATAATTTGTAATTATTACCATTCATATCCAATGTTTACAATTGGTGAATAAGATTAACTTTTTTTCATAACCTATATGCATATTCCAAATTTAGTAAGTAGGTATACAAATGAACGAAACAATAACCTTTCCAAAAGCAAAATACAGTACAGCCGGTATTACCTATATTATGTATCACAAACCCTGTGTTGTCGCTTGGTGGTCTGCTGTATTTCCCGGGTTTGGACATTATCTGCTTAATCAATATGCACGAGGAACATTACTGACAATTTTAGAAGTGATCATTAATACAGGTGCACATATTAACGAAGCAATGATTTTTTCCTTTTGCGGGGAAGTTGAGCTAGCTAAATCTGTAATCAATTTAGATTGGATGATTGGCTATATCGCCATTTATCTAGTAACAATAGGGGATAGCTATCGTTCGGCAAACCAATTTAATAAACTGGTTGATTTATCTACTCCCCATTTATCGAATGCAAAGATATTTCCATCAGAAATACAATACTTACAAATGAGAAATCCTTTGATTAGCGCTTTATACTCTCTCCTATTTCCTGGATTAGGGCAGCTATATAATCATAGATTATTTTTAGGATTTTACGCTATTTTTTGGTGGTGGACGTATATTTTACTTTCACATGCACATAGGGCACTAACATTAATGATGCTTGGCGAATTTGCTTCTTCCAATACCATGTTAGTCCCACATTGGTTGTTATTTATGCCCTCCGTTCTTGGCGGGTCCGTTTACCATGCATATATTACTTGCGTTCACCATAATATTCTTGTTCAAGAATCACAAGAAGAACGCTTAATTAATCGATATGCTGGTTCTAAATTTAGTTTACGAGGTACAAAAGGATGATCATAGTCGGAACTTTTCAGCCATCCATTGAAATCGAACATGCACTTGCAGAAATTGAACAATATGGAATTCCTCCAGAAGAGATGATGGTTCTTTATATGAATGAATTCCCACCTATACGTAATAAAAAAAAATTAACAATTGATATCCATGTTTCTTCCTTTGAAATTGGAATTGCATTTGCGACAGGGTTATCAGTCATAGGCGCAAGCATTGGCTTTAAATTAATTTTAGGACCCATTTTCAGCGGCCTTCTTGCTGCCTTTATCGGTTTTGCCTTCGGATATAGTATCTATTATTTTTCCCATCGAAAGAAAAATAACTCCATGCATAAAAGCTTACCAGAAATTATTTTAATCATCCAAAGCCCAAAAGAATTTGCTCCATCCATTAAACAAATACTCTGGAAGCATAAAGCAAAGAGTGTTGGCATGAGAAAAAGAATGTAACTAGCCGAATACTAACAAAAGCCAAAAATCTTATGGAGAATAGGTTTTAGGCTTTTGTTAGTATTCGTTTTTTTCTATTCTACAATCCTTTTAAACGAATCATCTAAAACTTTTTAGAAAATTTAGATATATTATACATACAATAAACAAATGAACATGTTAATATATTGGCAAGACATACTAATGTGAGGAAAGTTCACATTATTTTTCATTTGCAAGGGGGAGGAAATCACCAATATGAGCTTAGAAGCCTTAAATAACCGAGTACAAACAGATCTTGCTTACCTTAATTATGGGGGACCAAATTGGGTTCGTCCAAAAATTCATTCAGAGGGACATGTTTTCGATGTTGTCATCGTTGGTGGAGGACAATCTGGATTAGGAATTG from Niallia sp. FSL W8-0635 carries:
- the uxaC gene encoding glucuronate isomerase; this encodes MFLNDNFLLKTEIAQKLFHDYAKTMPIIDYHCHLDPKEIYENKNFKNLTDAWLAGDHYKWRLMRANGIPESHITGDASDYDKFLAWARTVPKTIGNPLYAWTHLELKRFFGIDLLLNEENAPLIWDLANEKLASSEFKRRNIIINSNVKVVCTTDDPTDSLYYHQQLQKEEQHFQVLPSFRPDKALNIDQSGFIEWIEKLGIQSQTPITSYQDLIDALKNRVSYFHQMGGRLSDHALDILTYDEADEETLEVIFQKRIKNETLTPHEISAYRTETLTRLIGFYYDQGWTMQLHIHAYRNTNTAMFEQLGPDTGYDAVNDLSLTIPLQRLLNRAEKEGKLPKTILYSLNPNDFFVLATLMGSFQKNTPGKLQLGSGWWYNDTRAGMRHQLTVLSDVGLLSTFVGMLTDSRSFLSYTRHEYFRRVLCEFIGEIVERGEAPEDETLLGSIVEAISYNNARQYFGFERSHAKNHTR
- a CDS encoding alpha/beta hydrolase; translated protein: MTLSISLLDDHERPFILVFPGGGYHHLAEKEGQPVVKWLHSIGYHAGVLYYPIGTIDHLSMVKELDEVFIQLRKHAKKWHITENKIGALGFSAGGHLAGLAGTKITNRANALLLCYPVITFTEPFRHAGSREHFLGNPKPSKHLVESYSIEHLIDEHTPPTFIWHTADDQSVPIQNTILLANSLARHNIPFEYHVFPSGKHGLGLAKEFPYVERWLSFAEIWLKNIFDQQKLFK
- a CDS encoding rhamnogalacturonan acetylesterase, which codes for MSETRTTIFLAGDSTAAEKQTNKRPETGWGEKLSSYFTDDIVIQNRAVNGRSTKSFINEGLLTAIEEAIRPGDYLFIQFGHNDQKEDPARGTLPYGDYQTNLHTFVNTAFKHGAIPVLLSSVSRRHFINDMIDSFSLGKYPQAMKDFAEHHNITFFDIHNRSIELLQSLGPVLSKKYFLHLEPNAASNYPNGIEDDTHFNEQGAAAIAHLIVKEIKESNLSLRHFLK
- a CDS encoding sugar phosphate isomerase/epimerase family protein, whose product is MNTLNLGIRAHDLGQLDLQELCEQLKSYQFTNIQFAIKKSFPELVPSFQSLSPGIASFFGDYFARNGIKISTLGCYVNISSKDISVRKEALENFKTHLQLARDFRASIVGTETGSVGNGYTLENFTEEAYQIARSSVIEMVEYAEHFGATVGIEAGLNHPLYSVKLARRLVEEVQSPHLKIILDVANLINLENISKRDKILAEAIDLLHDDIAMIHLKDFTVHNGKLEIVPVGKGMLNFEPILSYLKHDRPFLHATLEETKGESIKPAIDYIQEIYHRL
- a CDS encoding ABC transporter ATP-binding protein, with product MDTLEKIVQQSYDTHQKNSFKVLIHLYKGHYIKLLLSAVFYTIKHIPAWVMPIAIANVINAATLRDGGGIRTIYLNAIIMVILVLQNILTNYFHTKYNSLAIRSVESGLRASLIKKLQELSIPFQKEMQSGRLQSKIMRDVEAVQTLSSQVFVSSLNILVNLIVALGITLYNSPTVFLFFLLTVPISAIIIVAFRKKIKHSNSEFRREMEETSARVIEMIELVPIARAHALEKQEVTRLNNRFQQILSKGFHLDMIQSLFGAVSWASFQIFQIICLVFTGILALRGTITPGEVVMYQTYFTTVVNSVSSMITLIPTIAKGMESVESIGEVLTAGEVEKHDNKKRLKEVKGQFSIQDVAYRYPNEKKDILQNLHLEINQGETIAFVGESGSGKSTILHLLIGYIQPTKGKILLDGHNMSLLDLRSYRNHLAVVPQSTILFSGTIRENVTYGIPSVSEECLKEVLKAANLWEVIQKFPDGLNTKIGEHGDKLSGGQRQRVSIARALIRNPKVIILDEATSALDSHSEAKIQEALSVLCKNRTTFIVAHRLSTIKNADKIAVIENGSCTEFGTYEELMDKKGKFFQLKQMQS
- a CDS encoding sugar porter family MFS transporter; protein product: MSDQLNPDSRNTKTNQKNNLKIIAIISTFGGLLFGFDTGVINGALPFMSRPDQLNLNAVTEGLVTSSLLFGAAFGAMFSGKLADSYGRRKVILYLAVIFLITTLGCTFAPNVPIMVTFRFLLGIAVGGASVAVPTFLAEMSPAERRGQMVTQNELMIVTGQLLAYITNAIIGNTMDGAGHAWRYMLVIATLPAIVLWVGMLVVPESPRWYASKGRFKDAFRVLLHIRKEKRAKTELQQIKKAIETEEQVKQASFKDLAEPWIRRIVFLGIGIAIVQQITGVNTIMFYGTQILESTGFSTEVALIANIANGVISVLATFVGIWLLGRVGRRPMLITGLIGTTTTLLLIGTFSFTLNGTPILPYAVLSMTVTFLAFQQGAISPVTWLMLAEIFPLKLRGLGMGVSVFCLWTTNFLIGLVFPILLDKIGLSNSFFLFAVLGIFAITFVSKFLPETKGKTLEQLEQYFRNFDKKPRDVRKAKIGENQFPS
- a CDS encoding PTS transporter subunit IIC, with product MKEFFSKLLNGMSIGIVVSLIPNALLGEILKLFIPFFPPLQHVLDITAFIMSLLPVLIGVMVGISFKLSSIQTASIGIAAMVGSGVVQKTAEGLFTLNGIGVVVNTGITAALAVLFVRFVGDRLKAYSILLLPTLSILIPGMAGYLLLPFMKSTTGLIGVAIATITNLQPVLMGMIIAVAFCLIILSPVSTVGVATVISLSGIGSGAANLGIVAAGIGLAIASYKANSLGTALAHVLGSPKIQMGNFFMKPKIVIPMIITAAVLGGLAGFLNIQGTPYSAGFGLSGLVGPMNFMRLADGGWSSKNIAIMISTFLIIPFLLNVFFLYIFSKKLKIIKSEDYKLNFD
- a CDS encoding YxcD family protein, yielding MEKLIIPEQDIINAICVYVARKKQVRPEEVEVELMYDDDYGFSAEAYVHDRKQVLITQNMIEALRLWLDEYLKMDPYIGLKLVLDDEEGIIAVAK